A section of the Thauera chlorobenzoica genome encodes:
- the lgt gene encoding prolipoprotein diacylglyceryl transferase, with amino-acid sequence MLVHPQFDPIAFSLGPLSVRWYGLMYLAGFILFVVLGRAHARRRPELGWNAQAIDDLLLYGVIGVILGGRLGEVLFFQPAYYLAHPGEILAVWKGGMSFHGGFLGVLVAMWWYGRRHGKGFWQVTDFIAPLVPTGLAAGRIGNFINGELWGRPVAGELPWAMVFPWVDAAPRHPSQLYQAAGEGLLLFAILWFYAASPRPLRAVSAVFLVGYGSLRFAAEFFRTPDPGIFGTLALGLSTAQWLCLPMVLAGAALLADTRRTRTL; translated from the coding sequence ATGCTGGTCCACCCCCAATTCGACCCCATCGCCTTCTCCCTCGGCCCGCTCTCGGTGCGCTGGTACGGGCTGATGTACCTCGCCGGCTTCATCCTCTTCGTCGTCCTCGGCCGCGCCCACGCCCGCCGCCGGCCCGAACTCGGCTGGAACGCGCAGGCGATCGACGATCTGCTGCTGTACGGCGTGATCGGCGTGATCCTGGGCGGGCGCCTGGGCGAAGTGCTGTTCTTCCAGCCCGCCTACTATCTCGCCCACCCCGGCGAGATCCTCGCCGTGTGGAAGGGCGGGATGAGCTTTCACGGCGGCTTTCTCGGCGTGCTGGTGGCGATGTGGTGGTACGGGCGCCGGCACGGCAAGGGCTTCTGGCAGGTCACCGACTTCATCGCCCCGCTGGTGCCGACCGGGCTCGCCGCCGGGCGCATCGGCAACTTCATCAACGGCGAGCTGTGGGGCCGGCCGGTCGCCGGCGAGTTGCCGTGGGCGATGGTCTTCCCGTGGGTGGACGCCGCGCCGCGCCACCCCTCGCAGCTCTACCAGGCGGCGGGCGAAGGTCTGCTGCTGTTCGCGATCCTGTGGTTCTACGCCGCCAGTCCACGGCCGCTGCGTGCGGTATCGGCCGTGTTCCTGGTCGGCTACGGCAGCCTGCGCTTTGCCGCCGAGTTCTTCCGCACCCCCGACCCGGGCATTTTCGGCACCCTCGCGCTAGGCCTGTCGACCGCCCAGTGGCTGTGCCTGCCGATGGTGCTCGCCGGCGCCGCGCTGCTCGCTGACACGCGTCGCACGCGCACGTTATGA
- a CDS encoding YceH family protein, producing MHISPPAADSAPLRSDAAAPEAGFDLDPAEVRVLGVLIEKSFITPDNYPLSINAITTGCNQLTAREPVMNLSETEVQAAVDRLITRRLASKRDQASARVAKYEHLVRLRHSLPPAEQAVLAILMLRGAQTAGELRQRCERLHRFDDTAAVDAVLEHLAEKYPPLATALPRAPGTKETRHVHLLGGDAAVQEMAEAQSAASGGRGRVAELEDEVRSLRAALETLRHDFDTFRRQFD from the coding sequence ATGCACATTTCCCCGCCCGCAGCCGACTCCGCCCCCCTTCGTTCCGATGCGGCCGCGCCGGAAGCCGGCTTCGACCTCGACCCTGCGGAGGTTCGCGTCCTCGGCGTGCTGATCGAGAAATCCTTCATCACCCCCGACAACTATCCGCTGTCGATCAACGCCATCACCACCGGCTGCAACCAGCTCACCGCGCGCGAGCCGGTGATGAACCTGTCCGAGACCGAAGTGCAGGCCGCCGTCGACCGCCTGATCACCCGCCGCCTGGCGTCGAAACGCGACCAGGCCAGCGCCCGCGTGGCGAAGTACGAACACCTCGTGCGCCTGCGCCACTCGCTGCCACCGGCCGAGCAGGCGGTGCTGGCGATCCTGATGCTGCGCGGCGCGCAGACCGCGGGCGAGCTGCGCCAGCGCTGCGAGCGCCTGCACCGCTTCGACGACACCGCTGCGGTGGACGCCGTGCTCGAACACCTGGCGGAAAAATATCCGCCGCTCGCCACCGCGCTGCCGCGCGCGCCCGGCACCAAGGAAACCCGCCACGTCCATCTGCTCGGCGGCGACGCCGCGGTGCAGGAGATGGCCGAGGCCCAGAGCGCAGCCAGCGGCGGCCGTGGCCGGGTCGCCGAACTGGAAGACGAAGTGCGCAGCCTGCGGGCGGCGCTCGAGACCCTGCGCCACGACTTCGATACTTTCCGCCGCCAGTTCGACTGA
- the ilvD gene encoding dihydroxy-acid dehydratase produces MPQYRSRTSTAGRNMAGARALWRATGMKDGDFDKPIIAIANSFTQFVPGHVHLKDLGQLVAREIEAAGGVAKEFNTIAVDDGIAMGHGGMLYSLPSRELIADSVEYMVNAHTADALVCISNCDKITPGMLMAALRLNIPAIFVSGGPMEAGKVKWEAKVISLDLVDAMVKAADKNCSDEEVDAIERSACPTCGSCSGMFTANSMNCLTEALGLSLPGNGTTLATHADREQLFREAGRTIVGLARRWYEDDDAAVLPRSIASFEAFENAISLDVAMGGSTNTVLHLLAAAREAGVDFTMKDIDRISRRVPCLCKVAPAVADVHIEDVHRAGGIMGILGELDRAGLLHRDLPTVHSKTMGEALAKWDIKRNSDEAVHTFFRAAPGGVPTQVAFSQDRRWKAVDADRESGIIRDQAHAFTADGGLAVLYGNIAEKGCIVKTAGVDESIWTFTGRARVYESQEDAVEGILGEQVQAGDVVVIRYEGPKGGPGMQEMLYPTSYLKSRGLGAQCALLTDGRFSGGTSGLSIGHASPEAACGGAIALVEDGDTIEIDIPNRRIHLAVTDETLAARRAAMVARGSAAWKPVSRQRTVSAALQSYAALTTSADTGAVRDVGQLQR; encoded by the coding sequence ATGCCCCAATATCGTTCCCGTACTTCCACCGCCGGTCGCAACATGGCGGGCGCGCGCGCGCTGTGGCGCGCCACCGGCATGAAGGACGGCGACTTCGACAAGCCGATCATCGCCATCGCCAACAGCTTCACCCAGTTCGTCCCCGGCCACGTGCACCTGAAGGACCTCGGCCAGCTCGTCGCGCGCGAGATCGAGGCCGCCGGCGGGGTGGCCAAGGAATTCAACACCATCGCCGTCGACGACGGCATCGCCATGGGCCACGGCGGCATGCTGTACTCGCTGCCTTCGCGCGAGCTGATCGCCGACAGCGTCGAATACATGGTCAATGCCCATACCGCCGATGCGCTGGTGTGCATCTCGAACTGCGACAAGATCACCCCGGGGATGCTGATGGCGGCGCTGCGCCTGAACATCCCGGCGATCTTCGTCTCCGGCGGGCCGATGGAGGCGGGCAAGGTCAAGTGGGAAGCGAAGGTGATCTCGCTTGACCTGGTGGACGCGATGGTCAAGGCTGCCGACAAGAACTGCTCGGACGAGGAAGTCGATGCCATCGAGCGCTCGGCCTGTCCGACCTGCGGCTCGTGCTCGGGGATGTTCACCGCCAACTCGATGAACTGCCTGACCGAGGCGCTCGGCCTGTCGCTGCCCGGTAACGGCACCACGCTCGCCACCCACGCCGACCGCGAGCAGCTGTTCCGCGAGGCCGGGCGCACCATCGTCGGCCTCGCCCGGCGCTGGTACGAGGACGACGACGCCGCGGTGCTGCCGCGCTCGATCGCCAGCTTCGAGGCGTTCGAGAACGCGATCAGCCTCGACGTGGCGATGGGCGGCTCGACCAACACCGTGCTCCACCTGCTCGCCGCCGCGCGCGAGGCCGGGGTCGATTTCACGATGAAGGACATCGATCGCATCAGCCGCCGCGTGCCCTGCCTGTGCAAGGTTGCGCCCGCGGTCGCCGACGTGCATATCGAGGACGTGCATCGCGCCGGCGGCATCATGGGCATTCTCGGCGAGCTCGACCGCGCCGGCCTGTTGCACCGCGACCTGCCGACCGTGCACAGCAAGACGATGGGCGAGGCGCTGGCGAAGTGGGACATCAAGCGCAATAGCGACGAGGCCGTGCACACCTTCTTCCGCGCCGCCCCCGGCGGGGTGCCGACCCAGGTCGCGTTCAGCCAGGACCGGCGCTGGAAGGCCGTGGATGCCGACCGCGAGAGCGGCATCATCCGCGACCAGGCGCACGCCTTCACCGCCGACGGCGGCCTCGCGGTGCTCTACGGCAACATCGCCGAGAAGGGCTGCATCGTGAAGACCGCCGGCGTGGACGAGTCGATCTGGACCTTCACCGGGCGCGCCCGCGTCTATGAGAGCCAGGAAGACGCGGTCGAGGGCATCCTCGGCGAGCAGGTGCAGGCCGGCGACGTCGTCGTGATCCGTTACGAAGGCCCCAAGGGCGGCCCCGGCATGCAGGAGATGCTGTACCCGACCTCCTACCTCAAGAGTCGCGGCCTCGGCGCACAGTGCGCGCTGCTCACCGACGGCCGTTTTTCCGGGGGCACTTCCGGGCTGTCGATCGGCCATGCTTCGCCGGAGGCGGCCTGCGGCGGCGCGATCGCCCTGGTCGAGGACGGCGACACGATCGAGATCGACATTCCCAACCGCCGCATCCACCTCGCCGTCACCGACGAGACGCTCGCCGCCCGCCGCGCCGCGATGGTGGCCAGGGGCAGTGCAGCGTGGAAGCCGGTCAGCCGCCAGCGCACCGTTTCCGCCGCCTTGCAGTCCTACGCCGCGCTCACCACCTCGGCCGATACCGGTGCGGTGCGCGATGTCGGCCAGCTCCAGCGCTGA
- a CDS encoding cell division protein ZapA, whose translation MSIDHLDVTLLGKEYRVSCTPGSREDLLATVAYLDDKFSELGAKTHSSGEKLAVMTALNIAHEFLQYQRGNGFDMPGVKRRIGLMKARLDGVLAQQEKLF comes from the coding sequence GTGTCGATCGACCATCTGGACGTGACGCTGCTCGGGAAGGAGTACCGGGTTTCGTGCACTCCCGGGAGCCGCGAGGACCTGCTCGCAACCGTAGCGTATCTTGACGATAAGTTCAGCGAACTTGGAGCGAAAACGCATTCTTCCGGCGAAAAGCTCGCGGTCATGACTGCGCTCAATATCGCCCACGAGTTCCTCCAGTACCAGCGCGGAAACGGGTTTGACATGCCGGGCGTGAAGCGTAGAATCGGACTCATGAAAGCACGCCTCGACGGGGTGCTGGCCCAGCAGGAAAAGCTCTTCTGA
- a CDS encoding TrkH family potassium uptake protein — protein sequence MHVYLPVIGALGLVLMLFGLVMGFPLAVSFALGDGAIAAYDQAIVATFACGLAMWAAARGTRRDLHVSDGFLLVAATWLVTPVFGALPLMFYLPGLSFTDAYFEAASGLTTTGATVLTGLDALPVSINLWRTFMHWIGGMGVIVLMVAVLPLLGIGGRQMFKAETPGPMKEAGLTPRIAETAKGLWTVYALLTLACGVALWGVGMPPWEAVIHAFSIMGLGGFSSKDASLGGFGSLPIELVTMAFALLAGINYATHYLALVRRSPQAYANDPELRWFFGVLVVTVGFLTWYLLGMGAYVDPAVALRHVAFHAISLATSLGLATYDYAAWPMFAQIWILFLGSFAACSGSTGGGIKMMRAIILYKQVYREITRALHPNAVLPLRLGRQPVSDNVLHAVLAFGFMYMVSIVLLTLLLAASGLDLLTAFSGVVACLNNTGPGLAAVGPAGNYQGLSDFQTWVLSFAMILGRLEIFTLLVVLTPTFWRR from the coding sequence ATGCACGTCTACCTTCCGGTCATCGGTGCGCTGGGCCTGGTGCTGATGCTGTTCGGGCTGGTGATGGGCTTCCCGCTCGCGGTGTCCTTCGCCCTCGGCGACGGCGCCATCGCGGCTTACGACCAGGCCATTGTCGCCACATTCGCCTGCGGGCTGGCGATGTGGGCGGCGGCGCGCGGGACGCGGCGCGACCTCCATGTGTCCGACGGTTTCCTGCTGGTGGCCGCGACCTGGCTGGTGACGCCGGTGTTCGGTGCCTTGCCGCTGATGTTCTATCTGCCCGGGCTGTCCTTCACCGACGCCTATTTCGAGGCCGCTTCCGGGCTGACCACCACCGGCGCGACGGTGCTGACCGGGCTCGATGCGCTGCCGGTGTCGATCAACCTGTGGCGCACCTTCATGCATTGGATCGGTGGTATGGGCGTGATCGTGCTGATGGTCGCGGTGCTGCCGCTGCTGGGGATCGGCGGGCGGCAGATGTTCAAGGCCGAGACCCCGGGCCCAATGAAGGAAGCCGGCTTGACGCCGCGGATCGCCGAAACCGCGAAAGGCTTGTGGACGGTCTATGCACTGCTGACACTGGCCTGCGGAGTGGCGCTGTGGGGGGTTGGCATGCCGCCCTGGGAGGCGGTGATCCATGCCTTCTCGATCATGGGGCTGGGCGGGTTTTCGAGCAAGGACGCGAGCCTCGGTGGCTTTGGCAGCCTGCCGATCGAACTGGTGACGATGGCGTTCGCGCTGCTCGCGGGAATCAACTATGCGACGCACTACCTCGCGCTGGTGCGGCGCAGCCCGCAGGCCTATGCCAACGACCCCGAGCTGCGCTGGTTTTTCGGCGTGCTCGTCGTCACCGTCGGCTTCCTCACCTGGTATCTGCTTGGGATGGGGGCTTATGTTGATCCGGCGGTTGCGCTGCGCCATGTCGCCTTCCATGCCATTTCACTGGCGACCTCGCTCGGCCTGGCGACCTACGACTATGCTGCGTGGCCGATGTTCGCGCAGATCTGGATCCTCTTCCTCGGCAGCTTCGCCGCCTGTTCGGGGTCCACCGGCGGCGGCATCAAGATGATGCGCGCAATCATCCTGTACAAGCAGGTGTATCGCGAAATTACCCGTGCACTTCATCCGAATGCGGTGCTGCCGCTGCGCCTCGGTCGCCAGCCGGTCTCCGACAACGTGCTGCATGCGGTGCTCGCCTTCGGTTTCATGTACATGGTCAGCATCGTCTTGCTGACCTTGCTGCTGGCCGCCAGCGGGTTGGACTTGCTCACCGCCTTTTCGGGCGTCGTCGCCTGTCTCAACAACACCGGTCCCGGGCTCGCCGCGGTCGGGCCGGCGGGCAACTACCAGGGGCTGAGCGATTTTCAGACCTGGGTGCTGAGCTTTGCAATGATCCTCGGGCGCCTGGAGATCTTCACCCTGCTGGTGGTGCTGACGCCGACATTCTGGCGTCGCTGA
- a CDS encoding metallopeptidase domain-containing protein produces the protein MKSTTTINRVRRRASWLARLAGAALFTALLALSSAPMVAAAPAVTADGSEAVLDSARISRVVRAAEQLTESLPRLHAQYRAASAQQQGARLDELVAVVAQRKALLLELIENDPASALRLALTPSARAGMPSQVQDALERHVELEGELEVFYEEYPNQQARLSNYLRTPQGERISLHFKAQPPGLVSGTQVRAKGLLLDRVMALESGDGSLTLAAKGGAKGGSNGGEPAPGPSAMGEHRTLVVLVNFQDNPIQPYSPDFAKTVLTTTNEYFQENSQQQMWLNTDVAGWFTIANSSSVCDYWTIAAQAQDAASAAGYDLSAYTHLVYAFPQIACGWWGLSSVGGNPSNTWITGELKIGVTAHELGHAIGLFHSHSLECGADILGASCTTYEYGDQMDMMGSSSAGHYNAFQKERLGWLNTSASPEVTTVTSDGVFMLEPYAAGGTGPKALKIPKAIDPATGQQAWYYVEFRQAVGFDSVLAGNTNVLNGVLIHTGTDGNGNSVNLLDMTPNSGSSAYWDWKDPALTVGGTFEDPATGVSITVEAVSTTQAQVSVRFGAGSAEQLSAAGSTSQSSYLRGQTVYLSADVSAGGVPVAGAAVSFTVTKANGSQVKGSATTGSDGKALYQFQLKKPDPVGTYQAGMVASLNGQSATTAVSFSVQ, from the coding sequence ATGAAATCGACCACCACCATAAACAGGGTGCGCCGCCGCGCAAGCTGGCTGGCGCGCCTGGCCGGCGCCGCTTTGTTCACCGCGCTGCTGGCGTTGTCATCCGCGCCCATGGTTGCGGCCGCGCCCGCGGTGACGGCTGACGGCAGCGAAGCCGTGCTCGACTCCGCGCGGATTTCCCGGGTCGTGCGTGCTGCCGAACAGCTGACCGAGTCCCTCCCGCGGCTGCATGCCCAGTATCGCGCCGCATCCGCCCAGCAGCAGGGCGCACGGCTCGATGAACTCGTTGCGGTGGTTGCACAGCGCAAGGCCCTCCTTCTTGAACTCATCGAGAACGACCCTGCCTCCGCCCTGCGGCTCGCCCTCACCCCCAGCGCGCGCGCCGGCATGCCTTCCCAGGTGCAGGACGCCCTCGAGCGGCATGTGGAACTGGAGGGCGAACTGGAAGTGTTCTATGAAGAGTACCCAAACCAGCAGGCCCGGCTGAGCAATTACCTCCGTACTCCCCAGGGCGAACGAATTTCCCTGCATTTCAAGGCCCAGCCTCCGGGGCTGGTGAGCGGCACCCAGGTCCGCGCCAAAGGGCTCCTGCTCGATCGCGTAATGGCCCTGGAGTCGGGCGATGGCAGCCTGACCCTGGCCGCCAAGGGAGGCGCGAAGGGTGGCAGCAATGGCGGGGAGCCGGCTCCGGGGCCGAGCGCCATGGGAGAGCACCGGACCCTGGTGGTGCTGGTCAACTTCCAGGACAACCCGATCCAGCCCTACTCCCCCGACTTCGCGAAAACCGTACTGACGACGACAAACGAGTATTTCCAGGAAAATTCGCAGCAGCAGATGTGGCTCAACACCGACGTTGCGGGCTGGTTCACGATCGCCAACAGCTCCAGCGTGTGTGACTACTGGACGATTGCCGCCCAGGCCCAGGATGCCGCTTCGGCGGCGGGCTACGATCTGTCCGCCTATACGCACCTCGTCTATGCCTTCCCCCAGATTGCCTGCGGCTGGTGGGGGCTGTCGTCGGTGGGGGGCAACCCGTCGAACACCTGGATCACCGGGGAGCTCAAGATCGGGGTTACGGCGCATGAGCTTGGCCATGCCATCGGCTTGTTCCACTCGCATTCGCTCGAGTGCGGTGCCGACATCCTCGGGGCGAGCTGCACGACTTATGAATACGGCGATCAGATGGACATGATGGGTTCCTCGAGCGCCGGCCACTACAACGCCTTCCAGAAGGAGCGTCTGGGCTGGCTGAATACCTCGGCGTCGCCGGAGGTCACGACCGTCACCAGCGATGGCGTGTTCATGCTCGAGCCGTACGCTGCCGGCGGAACCGGGCCGAAGGCGCTCAAGATTCCGAAGGCCATCGATCCGGCGACCGGGCAGCAGGCCTGGTACTACGTCGAGTTCCGCCAGGCCGTGGGCTTCGACAGCGTGCTCGCGGGCAACACCAACGTCCTCAACGGCGTGCTGATCCATACCGGGACGGACGGTAACGGCAATAGCGTCAATCTCCTCGACATGACGCCGAATAGCGGAAGCTCGGCGTACTGGGACTGGAAAGACCCCGCGCTGACGGTCGGCGGAACGTTCGAGGATCCGGCCACCGGGGTGAGCATCACCGTGGAGGCGGTGTCCACCACCCAGGCGCAGGTCAGCGTGCGGTTCGGGGCAGGGTCCGCCGAGCAGCTGAGCGCCGCGGGCTCGACCAGCCAGTCGAGCTACCTGCGGGGGCAGACGGTCTACCTGAGCGCGGACGTGAGCGCTGGCGGCGTGCCAGTGGCCGGTGCCGCGGTGTCTTTCACCGTGACCAAGGCCAACGGTTCGCAGGTCAAAGGCAGCGCGACGACCGGAAGCGATGGCAAGGCCCTGTACCAGTTCCAGCTCAAGAAGCCGGACCCCGTCGGCACGTATCAGGCGGGCATGGTCGCGTCGCTCAACGGGCAGTCCGCGA